In the genome of Planctomycetota bacterium, the window AGGCGCTCGCCGGCCTCAACCTTCGCCGCAATGGCCTCCAGATCGCTCATGCCCGCGCCTGCCTCACCACCACGTCCACCATAACACCCGCGAGCCATAGGATACTCACCAGGGCGTTGAGGGGGAAGAAGGCGGCGGCCACGGCCTCGGGGGTCTCGCGCCGCGCGCGAACATGCGCCAGACCGAGGACCGCCGCCATCGCCGCCAGCGCCGCAAGGCTCCCCGCTCCGACGCGCCCGTCGGCCGAGCCCGGCATCCCGAGGAACGGAACCGGCGCCAGCAAGAGGAGCATCCCGGCGTGCGACGCGAGAGCCACACGCCGCCCCCCCGCCACTCCGAGCCGCGCCGGAACGCTCTTCAATCCTTCCCGCCGGTCCACCTCCAGGTCCAGGAGCGCGTAAAGGATATCGAACCCGGCCGTCCAGACGACGACGGCGGCGCCGATGAGCACGGGCACGAGCGCGAGCGACCCGCGCAGGGCAATCCACGCCCCCACCGGCCCGAGGCCCAGGCAAAGGCCCAGCACCCAGTGCGTCAGGACCGTGAACCGCTTCGTGTAGGAATATCCGAACAGGACGGCGAGAAACGCCGGGGCCAGCAGGCCCGGCCAAAGGTTGCCGCGCAGAAACCAGAACCCCCACGCGCCGGCCACGAAAGCGGCCGCGCTCAGGAGCGTCAGCGCCAGGGCCGTGCCGCGCCCCAGCCTTCCGGCCGGGATCGCGCGGTCGCGCGTCCGCGGGTTGCGCGCGTCGAGCGAAGCGTCAGCAACGCGGTTGAAACCCATCGCGGCCGTCCGCGCCGCCACCATGCAGGCCACCAGAAGCGCGAGGGCGGCCGGCGCGGGGCACGG includes:
- the ubiA gene encoding putative 4-hydroxybenzoate polyprenyltransferase, producing the protein MSELFEFARTIRLEHSLFALPFALGTAMLAEPPCPAPAALALLVACMVAARTAAMGFNRVADASLDARNPRTRDRAIPAGRLGRGTALALTLLSAAAFVAGAWGFWFLRGNLWPGLLAPAFLAVLFGYSYTKRFTVLTHWVLGLCLGLGPVGAWIALRGSLALVPVLIGAAVVVWTAGFDILYALLDLEVDRREGLKSVPARLGVAGGRRVALASHAGMLLLLAPVPFLGMPGSADGRVGAGSLAALAAMAAVLGLAHVRARRETPEAVAAAFFPLNALVSILWLAGVMVDVVVRQARA